CACAACGTGGTGAATACGGACGAGTTTCACGCGAACTGGCCGACGGATGACTTGGCCCAGCTGCGGCAGTCCCTAGGGATTGCCCCGCAAGAGACGGTACTGGGCTTTTCTGGTGAGCTGCGGGAGAAAAAGGGGCAGCGGTTTTTGCTGCAGGCCCTGGCCCAGGTTCAGCAGGTGCGGCCTGCCTGTTTGCTGGTCATTGGCGAGGTGCGCCCCTCAGCCCAAACCTTAATCGAGAGCTTTGCTAACGACCACCCCCAAGCAGCGGATCGAATTGTGATTACGGGCCATCTGCCTGACCCTAAGGCCGTTGCTCGCCACCTGAGCCTATGTGACGTGTATCTACAGCCCTCACTCTGGGAAGGACTGCCCAATGCCCTGCTAGAGGCTATGGCCTGTGAGCGCTGCTGCATCGCCAGTGATGCTGGCGGCATCCCGGAGGTGATGGAATCTAGCAAGACCGGCTTTCTGCTGCCGCGATCGCAACTTCACCACCTAGGCGACGCCGTTCTAGAGTGCTTATCCCTGCCCCTCAGCGAACGGCAGGAGATCGGAAAGAGAGCTGGCAACCTCATCCGCATCCGCTTTTCTTTAATGCAGGAACAGACACAGCTCAAAGCACTGTTACAAGGGTTGTATAGGCAATGAGGAATGGTGAATGGGACG
This sequence is a window from Pseudanabaena sp. FACHB-2040. Protein-coding genes within it:
- a CDS encoding glycosyltransferase family 4 protein, which codes for MARSPNRLLFISERFPSDVGGVSRSADRLTQSLVQLGLSLEVLTWSRYLQPGEVMRQAVDTPSGSLSVHRVGLYRQWDMTLPHTLNVLDWLHDEQPFHAVWGHYLFPAAFVAVWFAQLKGLPSLVSARGNDVDRAMFPPGDFARLQWTLAQATQIAAVSQNMAHKVQCLSQRQDVQVLHNVVNTDEFHANWPTDDLAQLRQSLGIAPQETVLGFSGELREKKGQRFLLQALAQVQQVRPACLLVIGEVRPSAQTLIESFANDHPQAADRIVITGHLPDPKAVARHLSLCDVYLQPSLWEGLPNALLEAMACERCCIASDAGGIPEVMESSKTGFLLPRSQLHHLGDAVLECLSLPLSERQEIGKRAGNLIRIRFSLMQEQTQLKALLQGLYRQ